Within Geminocystis sp. NIES-3709, the genomic segment GAGGTTGTCTTAATTCACCAAATAATTCTTTGATTTTGGATTCTACTTTATCCTCTGAAAGCTCAGAAGTAGGAATCATAATTTGACCAAAAATGGCGGTTAATTTTACTACCTCTTTAGCTTCTCGTTTAACACGATAAGGAGCAATTATGAGAAAATAACCATTTTCGCCTATGAATTTCTCTTGTTCAAAGCCATCAGTTAACAAACCCCAGTTTTGTCTTTTTAAGGCTTGAGCCAATTGGAGAACCCATAATCTAGGTAATTCATGAGATTTAACTGCTAACTGATATAGCATTTCTACCGCTTCTTTTTGATGTGAGTTTTGAATACAGTGAATAATTTCTTTGATTAATTGAATTTCCTTGCTGGTAGTAATTTGATAATCAGAGAAATTTTGATTATTTTGTTGAAAACGGACAGTAACCATAGCTATAATGCTCCTAGATATAAATTTAATTTGAAATCTAGTTTTGTTGATTGCTACGTTGAATCCTGCTCAAAGAGAGAAAAAAAAAAGATCAGGAAACAAGTAACACATCAGTAAGATATTGGTCGGCAAACCATATATCTAATTAAAGAGCCTTGTTATTCAATGTTCAAGGCTTAGCTAGATTCTTATGTTTATAATATACATTTTTTTTTAAACTGTCAACTATCTTGTTGATTTTTTTTTTAGCTAATTCAAGTTAATATTATCTGAGCACAATCATTAAAAATTTTTAGTTAGTTAAGGTTAATCGAAGTTAATTAAAGTTACTTTAAATCTTTATAAATTATTCATAGCATAGCTTTCAAGATTTTATTTTAATCTTAAATAAATTTAATTAAGGTTAATTGAAGATTAATAATTAATTTAAAAATAATTGAAAGTTAAATAAAGTTAATTAAGGTTAAAGGTAGTGAATTAAAGTTATTTTTTTTACTATTTATATATCATTTTATTTGAACATTTTTATGCAGTTTAAAACCAATAATTAACAAAACTTAATATTGAAAAAAATATTCTCTAAGTAAACCACCAGCATTAAATAATAAGAGTTGGAAGGGTTTAATTAACGATCGCTCTAAGCCAAAATTTACCAAATCGTTTGACAGGAGGCTTAACAAGACAGTGGGGAAATAAACCTCTAAATACTTTTGGCAAGGCATTGGAAGCGTTTCGTACGGCAGTGTCTTTTCGCTTTTTTCAATGGTAAAAAGACAACGTAGAAGTATTTAGCTTATATAAAGCTAGTTTGGGGTTTATTCGATCCTCAATTTTTGTTTAAGTACCGTTAGTAAAAAATCTTAATATTTATTTTATTAATGACTTTCTATTTGGCTAAATAACCTATTTAATCAATAAAAATGCTAGTTAAAGTTAAGTAAAGTTAATTGAAGTTAATTGAGGTTAATTGAGGTTAATTGAGGTTAATAAAAAGCTATTAAAATAGCATTGACAAAGTAGGTGTAGCTATCTATAATAAAAAGATAGTAATCTAAATAAAGAAGATTTTTAACTTCTAAAAAAAATGTTTACTTCTTACTATTTATTCTCAAACAGATCTTGTGAATTAATATCAATTATTCATAGGATATTATATATAATCTATGAATAATTGATATTATTTTTATTAAGATTTATCTTTTATGGACAATCCAACGCCTCTAACTGCAGAACAAAAATTAGAAATGTTAAGAAGATGTGGTTTTTCCTTAAGGAGTCTAAGACTAAGGCGTACTATGTTGTATTACTTGGAGATTGAATATGAACAACTCGAAGATAACTGTAACACTACGACTATTATTTTAAATAGACTGCAAGAAGATCAAAAAAATATGACTGAGAGTGCAGTAAAAGCACGGATGGTTCTCATTTGCCAAGAATTCAACAATTTTTTAAATAGCCGTCCTAATGGTCGACATATTCTTGAGTATTTAGGAGGAAAAATAAACAGAAGAAAATTAACAATTGCGATCGATGATTTTCTGAAGGCAGAGCTAGAGCTCTGAGCTTAGTTCTTCAAACAGAACATTAACCTAACCGTACTTTGTTTGAAAAATTTTTGTCCAAAAATAGCTTCAAATACAGTCAGAGTAAGGGGTTTAGGTAAACACCATAAAAACGGCTGAAACTCTTGGTATAAAAGGAAAAGTTATCAATCGATGTAAACTCTTTAATTTATAAAGATTTAAGGCTCATAATTTGATATTTTTAGTTTAAGTACCGTTAATCTAGCAGAACTTCTTTCTTACTATCTAATTCTTGTAAATTTTTTAATAAAAACAATAATTTTTAAAAATAATTAAGTTGATAACTTAACTGTATATCGACAATTTATATTGACGTTTTATGCCTTTTAATAATAAAAATATGATTTACACAAATTCAAAAGAAAAAAATGATTATTGTTTTGACGATACAGAAATTATAATCAATACTAAAGAAACTATCGATAGAGATTTGATCCCATTTCTACTTGAGCCAGAAAAAACTCTTCAAAAAATAGAAGAGGAAGCTAAAAAAGAGAATACTTCAGCTCAGGAGATAATTGCTTATTATCTAGAAAAAGGTATTAAATCTGAAACAGAAATAGATGATTTTAATGAATTATTACGATATAAAAAAGGTTTATATTCTAAAAAACAAGACCAACAAATTCCGAGAATTTTAATTGATGCTAGTCTTATTCAAGACGTTTTATTGAAACGAGATTCTGTTTTTTTAAAAAACGGACAAAAAATATTAGATCTCGTTTTAAATGACAAGATAAGTGGATATATCTCTGAAATAGGCTTACGAGACATTTATGATAATACCCTCAAAATGAACGGTAAAGAAGATGCAAATTTTTCAATGATAAAATTATTAAACTATTTTTATATTTGCAATATTTCTCCAGAAATTATCGAAAAAGCTCATTTTTATAAGACAATAAGTATTGAAAGTGCCATTAAAATAGAATGTGCTAAACGAGATAATATTGACATTATTATTACTCTCCGAGAAAAAGACTTTCTTGCTCATGATTGGAAGAAAAATGTTTTGAATCCTAGTCAATTTCTTAGCGAATATGATAAACATCAATTTCAAAAATCTTCTTCAGAGGAATTAGATAAAGAAGTTGAAGATTCATTATCTAGATTAAAACTCAATAAAGAACTATATCCAGAAGATTACGCAAAAGAAGAATTATCATTATTTGATGATGAATGGGTAATTCAACATTTTAATGTTTTAACAGCTAAAAATAACATATGTGATGCAACAGTCTTTTTAGCCAAAAAAGGCGACAAAAAAACCGACGCATTTAGAGCTTGGGATGAAGGTAGTATAGCCGCTTTATCTAGAGCCTTGGATAAAGCAATTAAGGAAATAAAAAAAGATCAAGCCATAAAATATACTATTGAAGATATAACAGAACGAGAATTAGAACAAGGATTAGATAGTTCTATTTATGCCTCTGTCACCTTAAAATTTGGTAATTCTACAGTAGAAGCCTACCATATTCATAAAGATACAATCAAAGCTCATTTTTATGCTTATGTAAAAGCAATTAACCTCATTTATGATGCTCAAAAAGATTCCCAAAGTAATAATTATGAAGGAAAAAAACTTATTTCCCTCATAATGCCCGTTAATGAAGATACCTTTATTCAGTTGTATCGACACGGAAGATTACTAGGTGAAAAAAAAATGTTAGATTTCCTGAAGATGAATCTCAGAGAAATAAATTTAGTTGGGAAAAAACTATCTGGTATTAATCTTAGTTATTCTGATTTGACTGATAGTAATCTCGAACATATCAATCTCAGTAACTCTAGTTTAGAATCCTGTCTTTTAGAGAGGGCTAAGTTATTTCATGCTACTTTGAAAGATTGTACTTTATTTAAAGCCAATCTCCGAGGTGCAAAGCTAAATAAAGCAATATTATCTAAGAGCAATCTTAGCCGTGCTGATTTAACGGAAGCAGATTTAGATAACGCCATACTCAAAGAGTGTGATTTAACAAGTGCTAATCTTACCAGTGTAATTTTGAAGGAGGCTATTTTAATTGGTGCTTATTTGAATAAAGCTAATTTAACTAATGCCGAATTAATAGAAGCTAATTTGACTTCAGCCGATTTAACTAATGTAAATTTAACTGATGCTGACTTAAGTGGTGCTGACTTAAGTGGTGCTAATTTAACTGGTGCTATCCTCAATAAATGTAATTTAACCAATGCTAATTTAACCAATGCTAATTTAACCAATGCTAATTTAACTGATGCTAAGTTAAGTAAAGCTAACCTTAGTAAATGTAATTTAACCAGTGCTAATTTAACTGATGCTGAGTTAATTGATGCTGAGTTCAATAATACTAATTTAAGTGATACAAATTTAACTGATGCTAAGTTAATAAGTAACGAGTCTTCGGAAATTTTTGACTTTGACAAACAACGGCGACAACTTGAAGAAAATTATGCCAATAACCAATGGTTTGATCGTTATGAGGAAATAGAGGGTGAAATTTGTTCAGCTATTCGCCAGTGTCGAGAACAAAAAGAACAAACCCTTATAGACCAAGTTTTCAATATATATGAAAAAGGCTCTGCTGAAGAAAAAGAATTTATCTCCTTAGCTGATTTGGATAACCCTAGCGAAGATGACATAGATAAAATGAAATCTTTACTAGACAAAATTGATGCCCTAAAACTTTCTTATATATCTTTCAAACTTGCTGATATAAATCTTAATCATCCTTTTGCAAGTAAAAGAAAGCTCACTAAAATTGAATGGAATAATCATGCTTTCTTATTTTGTATTTATTACTTTGATAATCCCAATACTAATAAGTTAAATGTATTTTTAAAATTAACCACTTTCTATAGTGATCAATGTTTATCTTCAGACTTTAATATGGTTATTAATTTTCCCAGTAACTCACCAGAGAAAAAAAAAGGGCAACTACAAGGGAAATGGAAAACTCAACCATCTCCAAGAATAGAGCAATTTTTTAACTTGGATAAAAATGATCCTTTTGAGCTAAAAGTTACTTTTAAAAATCAGTCAATCAAGAAAATAAAATTCATTAACAATTAACTCAAAAATACTATGTACAACTAAATTTTTACCATTGAATCTCAAAGGTTCTAAAAATACAATGAAGGAAAAGTAACTTTAAAAGTTTTAGAGGTTGTTTGAGAAGTCTGAGATCCCGATTTATTTAAAGATTACTTTCCGTTGCTATTTTAGCTTTTTCAACATCTATAAAACGGGTATCAATCAAAATCTATACTTTTCAAACATTCTCTTATTCCTTCTTTTTAAGTTGCACACTGCGTTATTAAAAAACAAAATAGAAATGGGCAAAATATTTTACTTCAAAGAACACAAATCTGAATCGGGTTTTAAATTTAAAGCTCAAGTATTAGGTAAAAAGATAGTTCGTGAATTTATCTCAAAAGAAGATTTTCAACAAATCTTTCAACAGTATCAAGAATGGATAAATAAATTCAAACACCTAATTAAGTCTAGAAAATCTCGACTTTCTACTAGGGAATATGAGGAAATGGATTTTGACGATTTTGAGTCTTCATCATCCAATAGAAATGAAGTAAATGATAGATCAATAAGTCCTCAAGAACAAACTAAAAGAAAACAAGAATGTCACAAATCACACAGTGATTTACAAAATTTATTAGAAAACCTTTTTGATAACCATGAAATTACAGAATGGATGATTGAGGAGTTAGAAGCAAATGATGATGATGATGTTAAAGTTGTTATTCATTCAAATAATGATGACACATTAATGATTCCTTGGCAAAATGAGAAAATTTGGACTGCTCTTGATAATAAGAGTCTCAGAAAATTTTTCGTAGGTTTAGATTTGTCAGAAGAAGATTTTGATGAAAACCAGATTTATGATGCAAACAATTATACTAATAATGATTCCAGAATTTTAGTGATTTTGGGCAGTGAAAAAGGTGCTAACAATAAGCGTATTAACACTAATGTTGACAGAAAAGAGTTTGAAGAATTGAAAAAAGAGTTAGAACAAATAAACTCTAGTATTTATATTCAGATAGAACAACCTTCTCCACAAGAATTAGAAGTTCTACTTCAAGAAGATTGGGATATAATATACTACGGTGGTCATAGCATTACTGAGGAAGATGATGGAAAAATAGATCTAAAAGGTGGTTCAATCTCCATAAGTAAGCTAAAGGAATATTTTAAAACTCTTCTTAAAAATCAAAGATTAAAATTATTTATTGCCAATTCCTGTGATGGTATTGGTATTGCGAAAGTTTTAAGACGTTGTGGTTTACCTTTTGCTTTGGTAATGCGTGAGTCTATTCCTGATTCTTATGCCCATAAATTTTTGACATATATCATTCAATCTTTTCTCATTGGAGTTCCACTGAGTCAAACTATAAGACTTTCTCGACCATTTTTCGGCATGGCATTTGATCAACAGTATGAACTCCCTGGTGCTAGTCTTCTTCCCTTATTTTCTCTCAATTATAGACACATTAATGACCTTGATTTACCAATTATAAATCTTAAGGGAGTAAACGAACAAACTTTGGAAATGAATGCTTTGGCTGAAGCGGCTAAAAGTCGGCTAACTGTTAGTAATCACGAAATATCCGAGCTACAACTTCTTCAATTTTATGCTGATTACCTACGTCACAAGAATATTGTTGAAGATCCTAACGACAATAATACATATTGGATTAATGATTGGAATTTAATTAGTTCTAGAATCAAAGAACACAAATCCCAAGCTCACCGTGATGATAAAAAAGAACGTAAACTTCAAGCTGATGATACTAATAAAAAAGAAGATAAGCCTCAAGCTCACCATAATGATAAAAATGTAATCTGGGAAATTGAATTCTTAGCAGATGTAGATGGTCAAAAATTAAAATGGGGTGCAGGTTTTGTTAACATCAAAACTGGTGATAGTGAACTACTTCTCGATACTCGCCCTTCTATGTGGACTGGTAAACCATTTATCGTTAATGAGGAAAAACTAAAGTGGTTAAAAATAGGAAACAATCTAGATTTACCTACGGAAGAATACCGTCCTCAAGAAATAACTTTTACTACTATTGCTCTATTTCTGTTAGATGAAGAATATAAAAAATATGCCTCATCTGTAGATAGTTGCGAAGCGAAGGAAATTAAAAATTTTGGTGGATGGCTCAAAGATGAGAATCGCAAAAAATTTCAACGGGAATTTGCTATTTTACTTTGGCAGAATCCTAATGCTAACGAAGAATTAAAAAAAGAACTATTGAGACAATCTCTCTCTAAAATTCCCTTTGGTTTAGCAAGAGAAAGTCTAAGCATTAATCAGTTTACAATTGATACAGACATTAACTCTGGGAAAAAACAATACCCTTGGAAACCTCTTACTGAAATAATAGAAAAGGAAAAATGGGATGAAAAATTTTGCCAAAAATTAATTGATAAAAGAGTAAGCAAAGATCACTGGAGTGAAATACTTATTCCTGACAAAATCATCATCAGAAAAGCAACCAGAGCGTCGTAACGGCGGAAATAGAAGGTTGGAGCAACCAGGTGCAATCAATTCATAAGCACTATAAAAAGTCGTAAAATAAAGCTCGGTTGATAAGAAAGACAAATATTCTCATAACTGGAAAAGATAACTAGAGAATCATAATTGGTTTAATAATGAACATAAAGCCTATATTTCCATATATTTTGGCTCAGAGCGATCGATATTTAATACTTCCAACTTTGATTTTTTTGATGACAGCGATCGCTTTTATACCCTTCCCAACTTTTATTCTTCAATGCTAATGACTAACTATAGAATATTTGTTCTATTATTAAGTTTTGTTAATTATTAGTTTTAAACTGCATAAAAATGTTCAAATCAAACGATATATAAATAGTAAAAAATTAACTTTAATTCACTACCTTTAACCTTAATTAACTTTATTTAACTTTCAATTATTTTAAAATTAATTATTAATCTTCAATTAATCTTAATTAACTTTATTTAAAATTAAACTAAAATATTGAAAGCGATGCTATAAAAGACTTATAAAGATTTAAAGTAACTTTAATTAACTTCGATTAACCTCAACTAACTAACACTTTTAAATGATTATGCTAAGTTAATATTAACTTTAATTAACTTTAAATAAACTTGGAAAAATTGACAAAAAAAATTGACATTTAATGTCTAATTTGTTAGATTATAAACACAACAATCTAGTCGAACCTCGAAAATTTAATATTCAAGGCTCATTATCGAGATATTTGGTTGGCAGACCAATATCTTACGAGATGCTTACTTATGTCCTGTCGTCTTTCTTTTTCTTTCGGCAGGTTGCAAAGTAGCAATTCAACTAGATCTAACATTAA encodes:
- a CDS encoding pentapeptide repeat-containing protein, with protein sequence MIYTNSKEKNDYCFDDTEIIINTKETIDRDLIPFLLEPEKTLQKIEEEAKKENTSAQEIIAYYLEKGIKSETEIDDFNELLRYKKGLYSKKQDQQIPRILIDASLIQDVLLKRDSVFLKNGQKILDLVLNDKISGYISEIGLRDIYDNTLKMNGKEDANFSMIKLLNYFYICNISPEIIEKAHFYKTISIESAIKIECAKRDNIDIIITLREKDFLAHDWKKNVLNPSQFLSEYDKHQFQKSSSEELDKEVEDSLSRLKLNKELYPEDYAKEELSLFDDEWVIQHFNVLTAKNNICDATVFLAKKGDKKTDAFRAWDEGSIAALSRALDKAIKEIKKDQAIKYTIEDITERELEQGLDSSIYASVTLKFGNSTVEAYHIHKDTIKAHFYAYVKAINLIYDAQKDSQSNNYEGKKLISLIMPVNEDTFIQLYRHGRLLGEKKMLDFLKMNLREINLVGKKLSGINLSYSDLTDSNLEHINLSNSSLESCLLERAKLFHATLKDCTLFKANLRGAKLNKAILSKSNLSRADLTEADLDNAILKECDLTSANLTSVILKEAILIGAYLNKANLTNAELIEANLTSADLTNVNLTDADLSGADLSGANLTGAILNKCNLTNANLTNANLTNANLTDAKLSKANLSKCNLTSANLTDAELIDAEFNNTNLSDTNLTDAKLISNESSEIFDFDKQRRQLEENYANNQWFDRYEEIEGEICSAIRQCREQKEQTLIDQVFNIYEKGSAEEKEFISLADLDNPSEDDIDKMKSLLDKIDALKLSYISFKLADINLNHPFASKRKLTKIEWNNHAFLFCIYYFDNPNTNKLNVFLKLTTFYSDQCLSSDFNMVINFPSNSPEKKKGQLQGKWKTQPSPRIEQFFNLDKNDPFELKVTFKNQSIKKIKFINN